The following proteins come from a genomic window of Myxococcota bacterium:
- the rimP gene encoding ribosome maturation factor RimP, giving the protein MYRDIPAELKALIEPVVVDHRCELVDVDVQRGHPGLLRIVVDSESGDGRVPIGALAELSREIGTVLDAADWMSGSYRLELTSPGLDRVLGREKDFEAAAAARSVVKLQTRRPLDGRRRYRGVLIGFADATAQVEVDGTVFAVPFDEIEKANTVYEFTSADFKDRAKTE; this is encoded by the coding sequence GTGTACCGCGACATCCCCGCCGAGCTGAAGGCGTTGATCGAGCCCGTGGTCGTCGATCACCGCTGCGAGCTCGTCGACGTCGACGTGCAGCGCGGCCACCCGGGCCTGCTGCGCATCGTCGTCGACAGCGAGAGCGGCGACGGGCGGGTTCCGATCGGTGCACTCGCCGAGCTCTCGCGCGAGATCGGCACGGTGCTCGACGCGGCGGACTGGATGAGCGGCTCGTACCGGCTCGAGCTCACGTCGCCCGGGCTCGATCGGGTGCTCGGTCGCGAGAAGGATTTCGAGGCGGCGGCCGCGGCGCGCAGCGTCGTCAAGCTGCAGACGCGACGCCCGCTCGACGGGCGCCGCCGGTATCGAGGGGTGCTGATCGGGTTCGCGGACGCGACGGCGCAGGTCGAGGTGGACGGCACGGTGTTCGCCGTCCCGTTCGACGAGATCGAGAAGGCGAACACCGTCTACGAGTTCACGAGCGCGGATTTCAAGGACCGCGCGAAAACCGAGTGA
- the nusA gene encoding transcription termination factor NusA — protein sequence MQVSTLRREIDQIAKDKGIEAEEIVSALEEAMKQAARRRYGQDKEIDARFNEETAEIELYEFRTVVEDVTDPETQISLRAAHELDPEAEEGDEIGVRMDTSDFGRILAQTAKQVIIQRIRDAERENVYGEYIDRKGEVVNGIVRRFEKGSLIVDLGRAEAILPPKEQVPRETYRPGDRIRAYVVDVNKATKGPQIVLSRACIEMLTKLFEQEVPEMYEKIVTIESAAREPGGRSKIAVASRDHDVDPVGACVGMKGSRVQAVVQELRGERIDIVPWSPDPARYVCSALSPAQVSKVIIDEANGSMDVIVPDDQLSLAIGRRGQNVRLAVQLTGWRIDIKSESKMREIAGWLAEAVSVVDGWGEPEAELLLQQGVTSLEDLAECPSELLLSLPGIDPAGVARVKARAAELAVQKREEEERARLEAEAAEKAAFAAAAAAVASEVANEAAAAPAAEGAGGESGDGATESR from the coding sequence ATGCAGGTCTCCACGCTGCGCCGCGAGATCGACCAGATCGCGAAGGACAAGGGCATCGAGGCCGAGGAGATCGTCTCGGCGCTCGAAGAAGCGATGAAGCAGGCGGCCCGCCGGCGCTACGGCCAGGACAAGGAGATCGACGCGCGCTTCAACGAGGAGACCGCGGAGATCGAGCTCTACGAGTTCCGCACCGTCGTCGAGGACGTGACCGACCCCGAGACCCAGATCTCGCTGCGCGCCGCGCACGAGCTCGACCCCGAGGCCGAGGAGGGCGACGAGATCGGCGTGCGCATGGATACGTCGGACTTCGGTCGCATCCTCGCGCAGACCGCGAAGCAGGTGATCATCCAGCGCATCCGCGACGCGGAGCGCGAGAACGTCTACGGCGAGTACATCGATCGCAAGGGCGAGGTCGTGAACGGCATCGTCCGCCGCTTCGAGAAGGGCTCGCTGATCGTCGACCTCGGCCGGGCCGAGGCGATCCTGCCGCCGAAGGAGCAGGTGCCGCGCGAGACGTACCGGCCGGGCGACCGCATCCGCGCCTACGTCGTCGACGTCAACAAGGCGACGAAGGGCCCGCAGATCGTGCTGTCGCGCGCCTGCATCGAGATGCTGACGAAGCTGTTCGAGCAGGAAGTGCCCGAGATGTACGAGAAGATCGTGACGATCGAGTCGGCCGCGCGCGAGCCCGGCGGTCGCTCGAAGATCGCGGTCGCGTCGCGCGACCACGACGTCGACCCGGTCGGCGCGTGCGTCGGCATGAAGGGCAGCCGCGTGCAGGCCGTCGTGCAGGAGCTGCGCGGCGAGCGCATCGACATCGTGCCGTGGAGCCCCGACCCGGCTCGTTATGTCTGCAGCGCGCTCTCGCCCGCGCAGGTGTCGAAGGTCATCATCGACGAGGCGAACGGCTCGATGGACGTGATCGTGCCGGACGACCAGCTCTCGCTGGCGATCGGCCGCCGCGGCCAGAACGTGCGGCTCGCCGTGCAGCTCACCGGCTGGCGCATCGACATCAAGAGCGAGTCGAAGATGCGCGAGATCGCGGGCTGGCTCGCCGAGGCCGTGTCGGTCGTCGACGGCTGGGGCGAGCCCGAGGCCGAGCTGCTGCTGCAGCAGGGCGTGACGTCGCTCGAGGACCTCGCGGAGTGCCCGTCGGAGCTCCTGCTCTCGCTGCCCGGCATCGACCCGGCCGGTGTCGCGCGCGTGAAGGCGCGCGCCGCCGAGCTCGCGGTGCAGAAGCGCGAGGAAGAGGAGCGCGCGCGGCTCGAGGCGGAGGCGGCGGAGAAGGCCGCGTTCGCCGCCGCGGCGGCCGCAGTCGCGAGCGAGGTCGCGAACGAGGCTGCGGCCGCGCCGGCCGCCGAGGGGGCGGGCGGCGAGAGCGGAGACGGGGCGACCGAGTCGCGCTGA
- the infB gene encoding translation initiation factor IF-2, with translation MAKIRAYKLAEELGIDRNDIVEKAAAVGVELKNAMAALEPDQEAELREKLGGASKSDFKETRVVAGSGGAIIRRRKKVVEEEAPAPEPEPVAEVAPAATAEPLVAEPEPEPELEEAAAAAEPEVQPAAAEPESAPDAPRVAPRDDDGPVGPRPAPATSAPDDAKRGKQRKRVREVVNLREQEQIARQVTSRGTVRRPPPPVDTRTLQSPRRKRRDAPAARAAAKPAAEQKRIVRVPGEISVAELAKQLGAKAAQLQGKLMAAGKMVSVNQTIDVGTVELLAVDLDFEVQDTGFKEEEFIDVAPVASDEDAGERVPRPPVITVMGHVDHGKTSLLDAIRKTSVVSGEAGGITQHIGAYQAQAGDKVLTFIDTPGHAAFTEMRARGAQVTDIVILVVAASEGVMPQTVEAIQHAKAAGCPIVVAVNKCDLPGADPQLTRRKLMEHDLIPEEFGGDVICVNVSALKGEGLDQLLEMIAIQSEVLELTSDPTRRARGVVLEAELDKGRGPVATVLVQDGTLSRGDIVVVGTEWGRVRMMENDRGDRVNEAGPSVPVQLQGLSGVPEAGARLDVVENERAAKQVIEHRLDQARGAAAGTQTRPIVSLEDFFAQQGDDETKELAVVLKADVHGTCEAVRDALEKLSTERVKLKVIASGVGAPGESDVNLAKASGAIIVGFNVRPDTAARRAAESQGVDVRVYQIIYELLDEVRAAMAGLLPPTIKEVMLGRAEVRQPFTIPKIGTIAGSYVTEGLMRRNAKARLVRDGVQIYDGKIGSLRRFKDDAREVQTGFECGIGIEGYNDIKVGDVIEAYELEEHAPEL, from the coding sequence ATGGCGAAGATCAGAGCCTACAAGCTCGCGGAAGAGCTCGGAATCGACCGCAACGACATCGTCGAGAAGGCGGCCGCGGTCGGCGTCGAGCTCAAGAACGCGATGGCCGCGCTCGAGCCGGACCAGGAAGCCGAGCTGCGCGAGAAGCTCGGCGGCGCCTCGAAGTCCGACTTCAAGGAGACGCGCGTCGTCGCCGGGTCGGGTGGCGCGATCATCCGGCGCCGCAAGAAGGTGGTCGAGGAGGAGGCGCCGGCGCCCGAGCCGGAGCCCGTCGCCGAGGTCGCGCCGGCCGCGACCGCGGAGCCGCTCGTCGCCGAGCCCGAACCGGAGCCGGAGCTCGAGGAGGCGGCCGCGGCCGCCGAGCCCGAGGTGCAGCCCGCTGCCGCCGAGCCGGAGTCCGCGCCCGATGCGCCCCGCGTGGCGCCGCGCGACGACGACGGCCCCGTCGGTCCGCGCCCCGCGCCCGCCACGTCCGCGCCGGACGACGCGAAGCGCGGCAAGCAGCGCAAGCGCGTGCGCGAGGTCGTGAACCTGCGCGAGCAGGAGCAGATCGCGCGGCAGGTGACGAGCCGCGGCACCGTGCGGCGCCCGCCGCCGCCGGTCGACACCCGCACGCTGCAGAGCCCGCGGCGCAAGCGCCGCGACGCGCCCGCCGCGCGCGCGGCCGCGAAGCCCGCCGCCGAGCAGAAGCGCATCGTGCGCGTGCCCGGCGAGATCTCGGTCGCCGAGCTCGCCAAGCAGCTGGGCGCGAAGGCCGCGCAGCTCCAGGGCAAGCTGATGGCCGCGGGCAAGATGGTGTCGGTCAACCAGACGATCGACGTCGGCACCGTCGAGCTGCTCGCGGTCGACCTCGACTTCGAGGTCCAGGACACGGGCTTCAAGGAAGAGGAGTTCATCGACGTCGCACCGGTCGCGAGCGACGAGGACGCGGGCGAGCGCGTGCCGCGTCCGCCGGTGATCACGGTGATGGGCCACGTCGACCACGGCAAGACGTCGCTGCTCGACGCGATCCGCAAGACGTCCGTCGTCTCCGGCGAGGCCGGTGGGATCACGCAGCACATCGGCGCCTACCAGGCGCAGGCGGGCGACAAGGTCCTCACGTTCATCGACACGCCCGGCCACGCGGCGTTCACCGAGATGCGCGCGCGCGGCGCGCAGGTCACGGACATCGTGATCCTCGTCGTCGCCGCGAGCGAGGGCGTGATGCCGCAGACGGTCGAGGCCATCCAGCACGCGAAGGCCGCCGGCTGCCCGATCGTCGTGGCGGTGAACAAGTGCGACCTCCCGGGTGCCGACCCGCAGCTCACGCGCCGCAAGCTGATGGAGCACGACCTCATCCCCGAGGAGTTCGGCGGCGACGTCATCTGCGTGAACGTCTCGGCGCTGAAGGGCGAGGGGCTCGACCAGCTGCTCGAGATGATCGCGATCCAGTCCGAGGTGCTCGAGCTCACGTCCGACCCGACGCGGCGCGCGCGCGGCGTCGTGCTCGAGGCCGAGCTCGACAAGGGGCGCGGTCCGGTGGCGACCGTGCTCGTGCAGGACGGCACGCTCTCGCGTGGCGACATCGTCGTCGTCGGCACGGAGTGGGGCCGCGTCCGCATGATGGAGAACGATCGCGGCGACCGCGTGAACGAGGCCGGCCCGTCGGTGCCGGTGCAGCTCCAGGGCCTCTCGGGTGTGCCCGAGGCCGGCGCGCGGCTCGACGTCGTCGAGAACGAGCGCGCCGCGAAGCAGGTGATCGAGCACCGCCTCGACCAGGCGCGCGGCGCCGCGGCCGGCACGCAGACGCGCCCCATCGTGAGCCTCGAGGACTTCTTCGCGCAGCAGGGCGACGACGAGACGAAGGAGCTCGCCGTCGTGCTGAAGGCCGACGTCCACGGCACCTGCGAGGCCGTGCGCGACGCGCTCGAGAAGCTCTCGACGGAGCGCGTGAAGCTCAAGGTGATCGCGTCCGGCGTCGGTGCGCCGGGCGAGAGCGACGTGAACCTCGCGAAGGCGAGCGGCGCGATCATCGTCGGCTTCAACGTGCGGCCCGACACCGCCGCGCGCCGCGCGGCCGAGTCGCAGGGCGTCGACGTGCGCGTCTACCAGATCATCTACGAGCTCCTCGACGAGGTGCGGGCCGCGATGGCCGGCCTGCTCCCGCCGACGATCAAGGAGGTGATGCTCGGTCGCGCCGAGGTCCGGCAGCCGTTCACCATTCCGAAGATCGGCACGATCGCCGGCTCGTACGTCACCGAGGGCCTCATGCGCCGCAACGCGAAGGCGCGGCTCGTGCGCGACGGCGTGCAGATCTACGACGGGAAGATCGGCTCGCTGCGCCGCTTCAAGGACGACGCGCGCGAGGTGCAGACGGGCTTCGAGTGCGGCATCGGCATCGAGGGCTACAACGACATCAAGGTCGGCGACGTGATCGAGGCCTACGAGCTCGAGGAGCACGCCCCCGAGCTGTGA
- a CDS encoding DUF503 domain-containing protein, whose product MILGAALVELHVHDSQSLKSKRGVVQSVKRRVRNRFNASVAEVGGQDTWQRAVIALAIAGSAERIVRSELEKAVSFIEDLHLAEVVAAEVQIVELPEEPSGGGRGGHDDWDEDDDAAVRAMFGVAVGGGRDDEDDDGDGGGAGGRE is encoded by the coding sequence ATGATCCTCGGCGCCGCGCTCGTCGAGCTGCACGTCCACGACTCGCAGTCGCTCAAGAGCAAGCGCGGCGTCGTGCAGTCCGTGAAGCGCCGCGTGCGCAACCGGTTCAACGCATCGGTCGCGGAGGTCGGGGGCCAGGACACCTGGCAGCGCGCGGTGATCGCGCTCGCGATCGCCGGCTCGGCCGAGCGCATCGTGCGCAGCGAGCTCGAGAAGGCGGTCTCGTTCATCGAGGATCTCCACCTCGCCGAGGTCGTCGCGGCGGAGGTGCAGATCGTCGAGCTGCCCGAGGAGCCGTCGGGCGGCGGCCGCGGCGGGCACGACGACTGGGACGAGGACGACGACGCGGCCGTCCGCGCGATGTTCGGCGTCGCCGTCGGCGGCGGCCGCGACGACGAAGACGACGACGGCGACGGCGGCGGAGCAGGAGGACGCGAGTGA
- the rbfA gene encoding 30S ribosome-binding factor RbfA, whose translation MTRRTERIGEQLRAVLAQLLREELADPRLAPLTITLTRVDVAPDLSQALVYWSAFDRKAEGPDDAASAERIDGAGEALAHAAAFLRRRLSQEVDLRRVPALEFRRDASLELGARTLDLIRRVNDGE comes from the coding sequence GTGACGCGGCGCACCGAGCGCATCGGCGAGCAGCTGCGCGCCGTGCTCGCGCAGCTGCTGCGCGAGGAGCTCGCCGACCCGCGGCTCGCGCCGCTCACCATCACGCTCACGCGCGTCGACGTCGCGCCCGACCTCTCGCAGGCGCTCGTGTACTGGAGCGCGTTCGATCGCAAGGCGGAGGGGCCCGACGACGCCGCCTCGGCCGAGCGCATCGACGGCGCGGGCGAGGCGCTGGCGCACGCCGCCGCCTTCCTGCGCCGCCGGCTCTCGCAGGAGGTCGACCTGCGACGCGTGCCGGCGCTCGAGTTCCGGCGCGACGCGTCGCTCGAGCTCGGCGCGCGCACGCTCGACCTGATCCGCAGGGTGAACGATGGCGAATAG
- the truB gene encoding tRNA pseudouridine(55) synthase TruB, protein MANRRRRNERPGPAGFLVVDKPAGVTSHDVVDQARRWLGTRRVGHLGTLDPQATGVLPLAVRAATKLVPYVADTDKGYVGVVALGVETDTLDADGEVVRRHDGPFPDEAAVRAALARFVGPIDQIPPMFSAVKKGGVPLHKLARKGEEVEREPKRVTIHRLELVRFDGDAHEFELLVECSAGTYVRTLAADVGRVLGCGAHLRSLRRTRSGPFTVADAVTTEQLAAAADAGELDTLLVSPEKALSLPTLRVSAEGERRLLHGADIAPGTVLRIAPGDRVVAFDTRGELLAILELRPDRRLWPLRVLAGEG, encoded by the coding sequence ATGGCGAATAGGCGACGACGCAACGAGCGACCGGGGCCCGCGGGCTTCCTCGTGGTCGACAAGCCGGCGGGCGTGACGTCGCACGACGTCGTCGACCAGGCGCGCCGCTGGCTCGGCACGCGGCGCGTCGGGCATCTCGGCACGCTCGACCCGCAGGCGACCGGCGTGCTCCCGCTCGCGGTGCGCGCCGCGACGAAGCTCGTGCCGTACGTCGCGGACACGGACAAGGGCTACGTCGGCGTCGTCGCGCTCGGCGTCGAGACGGACACGCTCGACGCCGACGGCGAGGTGGTGCGCCGCCACGACGGTCCGTTCCCGGACGAGGCCGCGGTGCGCGCGGCGCTCGCGCGCTTCGTCGGGCCGATCGACCAGATTCCGCCGATGTTCAGCGCGGTGAAGAAGGGCGGCGTGCCGCTGCACAAGCTCGCGCGCAAGGGCGAGGAGGTCGAGCGCGAGCCGAAGCGCGTGACCATCCACCGGCTCGAGCTCGTGCGCTTCGACGGCGATGCGCACGAGTTCGAGCTGCTCGTCGAGTGCTCGGCCGGCACGTACGTGCGCACGCTCGCGGCCGACGTCGGGCGCGTGCTCGGGTGCGGCGCGCACCTGCGGAGCCTGCGCCGCACGCGGAGCGGCCCCTTCACGGTGGCCGACGCCGTCACGACGGAGCAGCTCGCGGCCGCGGCCGACGCGGGCGAGCTGGACACCCTCCTGGTGTCGCCCGAGAAGGCGCTGTCGCTGCCGACCCTGCGCGTCTCGGCCGAGGGCGAGCGGCGCCTCCTCCACGGGGCGGACATCGCGCCCGGGACCGTGCTCCGCATCGCGCCCGGCGACCGCGTCGTGGCCTTCGACACGCGGGGCGAGCTGCTGGCCATCCTCGAGCTGCGACCCGACCGGCGGCTGTGGCCGCTGCGAGTCCTGGCGGGCGAGGGCTGA
- the rpsO gene encoding 30S ribosomal protein S15, with the protein MISGEAKATTIEKHRKHETDTGSPEVQVALLTQRITELQEHFRTHAKDHHSRRGLLKLVSRRRRLLDYLAGKDAGRYRQLIDELGLRR; encoded by the coding sequence TTGATCAGCGGCGAAGCGAAGGCCACGACGATCGAGAAGCACCGCAAGCACGAGACGGACACGGGCTCGCCCGAGGTCCAGGTCGCGCTCCTCACGCAGCGGATCACCGAGCTCCAGGAGCACTTCCGGACGCACGCGAAGGATCACCACTCGCGCCGCGGGCTGCTCAAGCTCGTGAGCCGCCGCCGCCGCCTGCTCGACTACCTCGCGGGCAAGGACGCCGGCCGCTACCGCCAGCTGATCGACGAGCTCGGCCTCCGTCGCTAG
- the pnp gene encoding polyribonucleotide nucleotidyltransferase: MPYWFEPTSVSLEVGGTTMTISTGKIAKQAQGSALVTYGDTVVLVTATHAAPRPGIDFFPLTVDFIEKYAASGKIPGSFFRREARLSDREVLVSRFIDRSIRPLFPSGYRNDTQITCTVLSASEDASPDVAAFVGASAALHISEIPFEGPIAALRVGRVGGEFVANPTPEQLEESDLEIIVAGNRGALVMVEGEAQIVPEAEMLAALEWGHRGIQPIIEAIDELRSKAGKPKLPLAAVRDTSALAADVRRQAAERLDEAVRIKDKHERYSAISAIEKEVVAGFVSSYRQEKVALDSLEAVEARRQGLAQLEGDVKEILHDLRSELMRERVLGDGVRIDGRKSDEIRPIACEVRVVPRPHGVALFTRGETQAMVSTTLGSGGDEQTIDAMLRRYKKNFFLHYNFPGFSVGEARPNRGPGRREVGHGNLAERALSAVMPPHEDFPYTIRIVSETLESNGSSSMATICGGCLSLLDAGVPITAPVAGIAMGLIQDGSRVAILSDILGDEDHLGDMDFKVAGTPEGITALQMDIKIPEVDWDVMRRALAQAREGRMHILDCMRKDTAGELGDLAPRTALHEFAPRMEVIWIKPDRIRDVIGPGGKVIRAIQETTGAKIDIEDSGRCQIFGPDAESVSRAQAMVEELTQEAEIGRLYMAKVKRITDFGAFAEIFPGTDGLIHISHLAVGRVERVTDVVEEGDEVLVKCIDIDPSGRIRLSRKEALADAENGAGEA, encoded by the coding sequence ATGCCTTATTGGTTCGAACCCACGTCGGTGTCGCTGGAAGTCGGCGGCACCACCATGACGATCTCCACCGGGAAGATCGCCAAGCAGGCCCAGGGAAGCGCGCTCGTCACGTACGGCGACACGGTCGTGCTCGTCACGGCGACGCACGCCGCGCCGCGCCCGGGCATCGACTTCTTCCCGCTGACGGTCGACTTCATCGAGAAGTACGCCGCGTCGGGCAAGATCCCCGGCTCGTTCTTCCGCCGCGAGGCGCGGCTCTCGGATCGCGAGGTGCTCGTCTCGCGCTTCATCGACCGCTCCATCCGCCCGCTCTTCCCGAGCGGCTATCGCAACGACACGCAGATCACGTGCACCGTGCTGTCGGCGAGCGAGGACGCGAGCCCGGACGTCGCGGCCTTCGTCGGCGCGTCGGCGGCGCTGCACATCTCGGAGATCCCGTTCGAGGGGCCGATCGCCGCGCTGCGCGTCGGTCGCGTCGGCGGCGAGTTCGTCGCGAACCCGACGCCCGAGCAGCTCGAGGAGAGCGACCTCGAGATCATCGTCGCGGGCAACCGCGGCGCGCTCGTGATGGTCGAGGGCGAGGCGCAGATCGTGCCGGAGGCCGAGATGCTCGCGGCGCTCGAGTGGGGCCACCGCGGCATCCAGCCCATCATCGAGGCGATCGACGAGCTCCGTAGCAAGGCCGGCAAGCCGAAGCTCCCGCTCGCGGCGGTGCGCGACACGAGCGCGCTCGCGGCGGACGTCCGCCGCCAGGCGGCCGAGCGCCTCGACGAGGCGGTCCGCATCAAGGACAAGCACGAACGCTATTCGGCCATCTCGGCGATCGAGAAGGAGGTCGTCGCCGGCTTCGTCTCGAGCTACCGCCAGGAGAAGGTGGCGCTCGACAGCCTCGAGGCGGTCGAGGCGCGCCGCCAGGGCCTCGCGCAGCTCGAAGGGGACGTGAAGGAGATCCTGCACGACCTGCGCAGCGAGCTGATGCGCGAGCGCGTGCTCGGCGACGGCGTCCGCATCGACGGTCGCAAGAGCGACGAGATCCGGCCGATCGCGTGCGAGGTGCGCGTCGTCCCGCGGCCGCACGGCGTCGCGCTGTTCACGCGCGGCGAGACGCAGGCGATGGTCTCGACGACGCTCGGCAGCGGCGGCGACGAGCAGACGATCGACGCCATGCTGCGCCGCTACAAGAAGAACTTCTTCCTGCACTACAACTTCCCGGGCTTCTCGGTGGGCGAGGCGCGCCCGAACCGCGGCCCGGGACGGCGCGAGGTCGGCCACGGCAACCTGGCCGAGCGCGCGCTGTCGGCCGTGATGCCGCCGCACGAGGACTTCCCGTACACGATCCGGATCGTGTCGGAGACGCTCGAGTCGAACGGCTCGTCGTCGATGGCGACGATCTGCGGTGGGTGCCTGTCGCTGCTCGACGCGGGCGTGCCGATCACGGCGCCCGTGGCGGGCATCGCGATGGGGCTCATCCAGGACGGGAGCCGCGTCGCGATCCTCTCGGACATCCTCGGCGACGAGGACCACCTCGGCGACATGGACTTCAAGGTCGCCGGGACGCCCGAGGGCATCACCGCGCTGCAGATGGACATCAAGATCCCGGAGGTCGACTGGGACGTGATGCGGCGCGCGCTCGCGCAGGCGCGCGAGGGCCGCATGCACATCCTCGACTGCATGCGGAAGGACACGGCCGGCGAGCTCGGCGACCTCGCGCCGCGCACCGCGCTGCACGAGTTCGCGCCGCGCATGGAGGTGATCTGGATCAAGCCCGATCGCATCCGCGACGTCATCGGGCCAGGCGGCAAGGTGATCCGCGCGATCCAGGAGACGACGGGCGCCAAGATCGACATCGAGGACTCGGGCCGCTGCCAGATCTTCGGGCCGGATGCCGAGAGCGTCTCGCGCGCGCAGGCGATGGTCGAGGAGCTGACGCAGGAGGCCGAGATCGGGCGCCTCTACATGGCCAAGGTCAAGCGCATCACGGACTTCGGCGCCTTCGCCGAGATCTTCCCGGGCACGGACGGGCTGATCCACATCAGCCACCTCGCCGTGGGCCGCGTCGAGCGCGTGACGGACGTGGTGGAGGAGGGCGACGAGGTGCTCGTGAAGTGCATCGACATCGACCCCTCCGGCCGCATCCGGCTGTCGCGCAAGGAGGCGCTCGCCGACGCCGAGAACGGCGCCGGCGAGGCCTGA
- the dut gene encoding dUTP diphosphatase — translation MAAAVGVRIRRLPHGAGLPLPAPATAGAAGCDLCAAIPAGSEWKLAPGDRVLVPTGFAIALPEGFEAQVRPRSGLALRHGIALPNTPGTIDADYRGELQVILWNAGRDVFALARGDRIAQLVVAPVVRVAFEEVEELDATPRGEGGFGHTGRGS, via the coding sequence ATGGCTGCGGCGGTCGGCGTGCGCATCCGGCGCCTCCCGCACGGCGCGGGCCTGCCCCTTCCCGCTCCCGCGACCGCGGGCGCGGCGGGCTGCGACCTGTGTGCGGCGATCCCGGCCGGGAGCGAGTGGAAGCTCGCTCCCGGCGATCGCGTGCTCGTGCCGACGGGCTTCGCGATCGCGCTGCCCGAGGGCTTCGAGGCGCAGGTGCGCCCGCGCAGCGGCCTCGCCCTTCGCCACGGCATCGCGCTCCCGAACACACCCGGCACGATCGACGCGGACTATCGCGGCGAGCTCCAGGTGATCCTGTGGAACGCGGGGCGCGACGTGTTCGCGCTCGCGCGCGGCGACCGGATCGCGCAGCTCGTCGTGGCGCCGGTCGTGCGCGTCGCCTTCGAGGAGGTCGAGGAGCTCGACGCGACGCCGCGCGGCGAGGGCGGCTTCGGCCACACGGGCCGCGGCAGCTGA
- a CDS encoding phosphatidate cytidylyltransferase: MSESDEAVAGGREERPSPELPLEGGRGTARRPAAREPYHPKPATPLPAEPAKRGMSELARRLLTAAVLIPLVLYIVVLGGLAYLATVMLFVAIGQREFYRLIEDKGALPLDVLGVAFGAALCVVAYVGNEYHATILLTASLLGLMVAQLRKAQIQESLASISGTFFGVFYVAWLLAHAIVLRNFFDVANAKYGFDELLLLGLHPDSGIFFMMFVLSVVVGCDAGAYFAGRAYGRRKLAPKISPGKTVEGALGGVIAGCVIGTAAKALFDWQWPALSAAFEWRLVLPFAFALSVAGIVGDLLESMLKRDAARKDAGGLLPGMGGVLDRIDSPLLAIPIMYYMLLGYLYLTLRVGL, encoded by the coding sequence GTGAGCGAGTCCGACGAAGCCGTCGCGGGCGGGCGCGAGGAGCGGCCCTCTCCCGAGCTGCCGCTCGAGGGCGGGCGGGGCACCGCGCGGCGCCCGGCGGCGCGCGAGCCCTATCACCCGAAGCCGGCGACGCCCCTCCCGGCCGAGCCGGCGAAGCGCGGCATGAGCGAGCTCGCGCGGCGGCTGCTCACCGCCGCCGTGCTCATCCCGCTCGTGCTCTACATCGTCGTGCTCGGCGGGCTCGCCTATCTCGCGACGGTGATGCTGTTCGTCGCCATCGGGCAGCGCGAGTTCTACCGGCTGATCGAGGACAAGGGCGCGCTGCCGCTCGACGTGCTCGGCGTCGCGTTCGGAGCCGCGCTGTGCGTCGTCGCCTACGTCGGCAACGAGTACCACGCGACCATCCTGCTGACGGCGTCGCTGCTCGGGCTGATGGTGGCGCAGCTGCGCAAGGCGCAGATCCAGGAGTCGCTCGCGTCCATCTCGGGCACGTTCTTCGGCGTCTTCTACGTGGCGTGGCTGCTCGCGCACGCGATCGTGCTGCGCAACTTCTTCGACGTCGCGAACGCGAAGTACGGCTTCGACGAGCTGCTGCTGCTCGGCCTCCACCCGGACTCGGGCATCTTCTTCATGATGTTCGTGCTGTCGGTCGTCGTCGGGTGCGACGCCGGGGCCTACTTCGCGGGGCGCGCCTACGGTCGGCGCAAGCTCGCTCCCAAGATCAGCCCCGGGAAGACGGTCGAGGGCGCGCTCGGCGGCGTGATCGCGGGCTGCGTGATCGGGACGGCGGCGAAGGCGCTCTTCGACTGGCAGTGGCCCGCGCTCTCCGCCGCCTTCGAGTGGCGGCTCGTGCTGCCCTTCGCGTTCGCGCTCTCGGTCGCGGGCATCGTCGGCGACCTGCTCGAGTCGATGCTCAAGCGCGACGCGGCGCGCAAGGACGCGGGCGGGCTGCTGCCCGGCATGGGCGGCGTGCTCGACCGCATCGACTCGCCCCTGCTCGCGATCCCCATCATGTACTATATGCTGCTCGGCTATCTGTACCTGACCCTGCGAGTCGGCCTCTAG